One region of Rana temporaria chromosome 11, aRanTem1.1, whole genome shotgun sequence genomic DNA includes:
- the GNG3 gene encoding guanine nucleotide-binding protein G(I)/G(S)/G(O) subunit gamma-3, producing MKGDTPVNNTLSVGQARKLVEQLKIEASMCRIKVSKAASDLMTFCDAHACEDPLITPVPTSENPFREKKFFCALL from the exons ATGAAAGGGGACACCCCTGTGAACAACACACTAAGTGTTGGACAGGCCAGAAAGCTTGTGGAGCAGCTAAAAATTGAAGCATCGATGTGTCGTATTAAA GTCTCAAAGGCAGCATCGGATCTCATGACATTCTGCGATGCCCATGCGTGTGAAGATCCACTCATCACTCCAGTGCCCACTTCTGAAAACCCATTTAGAGAGAAGAAGTTTTTCTGTGCCCTCCTCTGA